From the Bacillus tuaregi genome, one window contains:
- a CDS encoding LysR family transcriptional regulator: protein MDIQHLKYFVEVARQKNFTKASQILHVSQPSISKMIKSLEDELKVTLLDRSERKIELTDAGVIVFDQALKILQSLEDVYSSVNELAQVKKGTVKLGLMPTTGVILFPNVLAGFKKEYPQIDIQMVEYNAKQLKTRVEQGDIDLGITVLPVDSERFETVPLLSEELVVLVDSEHWLVKSDSVSLADLKNESFILLTENYALHDVVKQACMQSGFEPIVTYKSSLWDLIGEMVSARLGISLIPRSMVRLINQNVHTISLTSPQIEWQLVLIYKKNKYLSFAAREFIKYIQMHKP, encoded by the coding sequence GATATACAGCACCTTAAATATTTTGTAGAAGTGGCTAGACAAAAGAACTTTACAAAAGCATCACAAATCTTGCATGTCTCGCAACCATCCATCAGCAAGATGATCAAAAGCCTTGAGGATGAATTAAAGGTCACATTATTGGATCGTTCAGAGAGAAAAATTGAATTGACTGATGCAGGCGTAATCGTTTTTGATCAAGCATTAAAGATTCTTCAGTCACTTGAGGATGTTTATTCTTCTGTAAATGAGCTGGCGCAAGTAAAAAAAGGAACCGTGAAATTGGGATTAATGCCGACAACCGGTGTCATCCTTTTTCCTAATGTCCTTGCCGGATTTAAGAAGGAATATCCACAAATAGATATCCAAATGGTTGAATATAATGCGAAGCAATTAAAGACTAGGGTTGAGCAAGGAGATATTGATTTAGGAATTACGGTTCTTCCGGTAGATTCCGAACGTTTTGAAACGGTCCCATTGTTATCTGAAGAACTCGTGGTCCTTGTAGATAGTGAGCATTGGCTAGTCAAAAGCGATTCAGTAAGTTTAGCAGATTTAAAGAATGAATCCTTTATCCTTTTAACCGAAAATTATGCCCTTCATGATGTGGTGAAACAAGCGTGTATGCAGTCGGGATTTGAACCCATTGTGACTTACAAAAGTTCACTTTGGGATTTAATCGGTGAAATGGTATCAGCAAGGCTTGGAATTTCATTAATTCCTCGGTCGATGGTAAGGCTTATCAATCAAAACGTCCATACGATTTCCTTGACCTCTCCACAAATCGAGTGGCAGTTAGTTCTGATTTACAAGAAAAATAAATATCTTTCCTTTGCGGCACGAGAGTTTATTAAGTATATCCAAATGCATAAACCTTAA